A single genomic interval of Zunongwangia sp. HGR-M22 harbors:
- the rplF gene encoding 50S ribosomal protein L6, translating to MSRIGKSPVTIPEGVNVDVNGNVVTVKGKLGELKQEINDIDVNVEDNVISFERSSEKSDQKAKHGLYRALVNNMIEGVTNGFSKELELVGVGYRASNQGQKLDLAVGFSHNIVLDVAPEVKVETISEKGKNPVVKLTSHDKQLLGQVAAKIRSFRVPEPYKGKGIKFKGEIIRRKAGKSA from the coding sequence ATGTCAAGAATAGGTAAAAGCCCAGTTACAATTCCAGAAGGTGTTAATGTAGACGTTAATGGTAATGTTGTAACGGTAAAAGGAAAATTAGGAGAGCTTAAACAAGAGATTAACGATATAGATGTTAATGTAGAAGATAATGTAATTTCTTTTGAGCGTTCTTCTGAGAAAAGTGATCAAAAAGCTAAGCATGGATTATATCGTGCTTTAGTTAATAATATGATAGAAGGTGTAACTAATGGATTCTCTAAAGAATTAGAATTAGTAGGTGTTGGTTACAGAGCTTCGAATCAAGGACAGAAATTAGATTTAGCGGTTGGTTTTTCTCATAATATTGTTTTGGATGTAGCTCCTGAAGTTAAGGTTGAAACAATATCTGAAAAAGGTAAGAATCCAGTAGTTAAGCTTACTTCTCATGACAAACAACTTTTAGGACAGGTTGCTGCAAAGATTCGTTCTTTCAGAGTACCAGAACCTTATAAAGGAAAGGGTATTAAGTTCAAAGGAGAAATAATTAGAAGAAAAGCAGGTAAATCAGCTTAA
- the rplR gene encoding 50S ribosomal protein L18: MAFSKEKRRLKIRKRIRKNISGTESRPRLSVYRSNKEIYAQIIDDVAGKTLASASSRDKDVKDATGTKSEIANLVGKSLADRAKQSGVETVSFDRGGYLYHGRIKSLAEGAREGGLKF, from the coding sequence ATGGCATTTTCAAAAGAAAAAAGAAGATTAAAGATAAGAAAGCGTATTCGTAAGAATATTAGCGGAACTGAAAGCCGTCCAAGATTATCTGTATATAGAAGTAATAAAGAAATTTATGCTCAAATTATAGATGATGTAGCTGGAAAAACATTAGCTTCGGCTTCTTCTAGAGATAAGGACGTGAAAGACGCTACCGGAACCAAAAGCGAAATTGCTAATTTGGTAGGAAAAAGCTTAGCCGATAGAGCGAAGCAATCTGGGGTAGAAACTGTTTCTTTCGATAGAGGTGGTTATTTATACCACGGAAGAATTAAATCATTAGCAGAAGGTGCTCGTGAAGGAGGACTAAAATTCTAA
- the rpsE gene encoding 30S ribosomal protein S5 → MYQDYKNVEHVKPGGLELKDRLVGVQRVTKVTKGGRAFGFSAIVVVGDENGVVGQGLGKSKEVADAISKAVEDAKKNLVRIPLHKGTLPHEQKGKYGGARVLLLPAATGTGIIAGGAIRAVLESVGVHDVLSKNQGSSNPHNVVKATFDALLQLRSAEAVAKQRGITLEKLFKG, encoded by the coding sequence ATGTATCAAGATTATAAAAACGTAGAACATGTAAAACCAGGAGGTCTTGAACTTAAAGATCGTTTGGTAGGAGTGCAACGTGTTACTAAAGTTACAAAGGGTGGTAGAGCATTTGGTTTCTCTGCTATTGTAGTGGTTGGTGACGAAAATGGTGTAGTTGGACAAGGTTTAGGTAAATCGAAAGAGGTTGCCGATGCTATTTCCAAAGCCGTTGAAGATGCAAAAAAGAATTTGGTACGTATTCCTTTACATAAAGGTACTTTACCACATGAACAAAAAGGTAAATATGGTGGAGCGAGAGTTTTACTTTTACCTGCTGCAACTGGTACCGGTATTATTGCTGGTGGTGCAATTCGTGCGGTATTGGAGTCTGTAGGGGTTCACGATGTGCTTTCTAAGAATCAAGGTTCTTCTAACCCACATAACGTTGTGAAAGCTACTTTTGATGCATTACTTCAGTTAAGAAGTGCAGAAGCAGTTGCTAAACAACGTGGGATCACGTTAGAAAAACTTTTCAAAGGATAA
- the rpmD gene encoding 50S ribosomal protein L30, translating into MAKIKVTKVKSAINRSQNQKRVLEALGLRKMGSSVEHEDTPNILGMINKVKHLVSVEETK; encoded by the coding sequence ATGGCAAAGATTAAGGTAACGAAAGTAAAAAGTGCTATTAATAGATCTCAGAATCAAAAAAGAGTTCTAGAGGCATTAGGTCTTAGAAAGATGGGAAGTTCTGTAGAGCACGAGGATACTCCTAACATCCTTGGTATGATAAATAAAGTTAAACACTTAGTTTCTGTAGAGGAAACAAAATAA
- the rplO gene encoding 50S ribosomal protein L15, giving the protein MNLSNLRPAKGSVRSNNKRVGRGEGSGKGGTATRGHKGAKSRSGYSKKIGFEGGQMPLQRRVPKFGFNNRNRKEYQGINLDTLQTLVDNGKVTDTVDLSVLVEHGLAGKNELVKILGRGELKAKLKVSVHKFTASAKEAIEAAGGEVVTL; this is encoded by the coding sequence ATGAATTTAAGTAACTTAAGACCTGCAAAAGGTTCAGTTAGAAGTAACAATAAGCGTGTTGGCCGTGGAGAAGGATCCGGTAAAGGAGGGACTGCTACTCGTGGTCACAAAGGGGCTAAATCACGTTCTGGTTACTCTAAGAAAATAGGTTTTGAAGGTGGGCAAATGCCACTTCAGCGCCGTGTACCAAAATTTGGTTTTAATAACAGAAACCGTAAAGAATATCAAGGTATTAACTTAGATACTTTACAAACATTAGTAGATAATGGTAAAGTTACTGATACAGTAGATCTAAGTGTACTTGTAGAACACGGTTTGGCTGGAAAAAACGAACTGGTTAAAATTTTAGGTAGGGGTGAATTAAAGGCTAAATTAAAAGTATCTGTTCATAAATTTACGGCCTCAGCCAAGGAAGCTATAGAAGCTGCAGGAGGAGAAGTTGTTACTTTATAA
- the secY gene encoding preprotein translocase subunit SecY: MKFINTIKNIWKIEELKNRILVSLGLLLVYRFGTQVVLPGIDASQLANLANQTDSGLLGLLNAFTGGAFSNASIFALGIMPYISASIVVQLMGIAIPYLQKLQKEGESGRKKINQITRWLTIAITLVQGPGYIYNLFNTLPQNAFLLGDSLSFIVSSVIILTTGTVFAMWLGEKITDKGIGNGISLLIMVGIIATLPQAFLQEFASRFEGSGGLIMVLIELAIWFAIILAAVMLVMAVRQIPVQYARRSATGGYEKNVFGSRQYIPLKLNASGVMPIIFAQAIMFIPVALAGLSDSDAAQGVTAAFSDIFGFWYNLVFALLIIVFTYFYTAITVPTNKMADDLKRSGGFIPGIRPGSETSEYLDRIMSQITLPGSVFLAIIAIFPAIIVKLLGVQQGWALFFGGTSLLILVGVAIDTMQQVNSYLLNRHYDGLMKTGKNRKAVA; encoded by the coding sequence ATGAAATTCATCAATACTATAAAAAATATTTGGAAAATCGAGGAGCTAAAAAATCGTATTTTAGTTTCCCTCGGTTTGCTTTTAGTTTATCGTTTTGGAACTCAGGTTGTACTTCCTGGGATAGATGCCAGTCAGTTAGCAAATTTAGCTAATCAGACAGACAGTGGTTTATTAGGTTTGCTTAATGCATTTACTGGGGGAGCATTTTCTAATGCTTCTATTTTTGCGTTAGGTATTATGCCTTATATTTCTGCTTCCATCGTAGTGCAGCTAATGGGGATCGCTATTCCTTATTTGCAGAAACTGCAAAAAGAAGGAGAGAGTGGGCGTAAGAAGATAAACCAAATTACTAGATGGTTAACCATAGCAATTACGTTGGTTCAAGGACCTGGTTATATTTATAACCTATTCAATACCTTGCCGCAAAATGCTTTCCTTTTAGGAGATAGCCTATCCTTTATTGTTTCTTCAGTTATTATTCTTACCACAGGAACTGTATTTGCCATGTGGTTAGGAGAGAAGATAACAGATAAAGGTATTGGTAATGGTATCTCATTGCTAATTATGGTTGGTATTATTGCTACGCTTCCTCAAGCATTTCTACAGGAATTTGCATCTAGGTTCGAGGGTAGCGGAGGCTTGATTATGGTGTTGATAGAATTAGCTATTTGGTTTGCAATTATTTTAGCCGCTGTAATGTTGGTAATGGCTGTGCGTCAGATACCAGTACAATATGCTAGAAGGTCTGCTACTGGTGGTTATGAGAAAAATGTTTTTGGCTCTAGACAATATATTCCTTTAAAGCTTAATGCTTCTGGAGTTATGCCAATAATATTTGCTCAGGCTATTATGTTTATCCCTGTAGCTTTGGCTGGTCTATCAGACTCCGATGCTGCACAGGGTGTAACAGCTGCATTTAGTGATATCTTTGGGTTTTGGTATAATTTAGTATTCGCTTTATTAATTATTGTTTTTACATATTTTTATACCGCGATTACTGTACCGACCAATAAAATGGCTGACGATTTAAAGCGTAGTGGAGGCTTTATACCGGGTATTAGACCAGGTAGTGAGACTTCTGAATATTTAGATCGTATAATGTCACAAATAACGCTTCCTGGATCTGTGTTTTTAGCAATTATTGCTATTTTCCCAGCGATCATTGTAAAGTTGTTAGGTGTTCAGCAAGGTTGGGCGTTGTTTTTTGGAGGTACCTCTCTTTTAATTCTAGTTGGAGTTGCAATCGATACTATGCAGCAAGTAAATTCTTACTTGTTGAATAGACACTATGACGGATTAATGAAAACAGGTAAAAACAGAAAAGCAGTAGCTTAA
- the infA gene encoding translation initiation factor IF-1 → MAKQPAIEQDGTIIEALSNAMFRVELENGHVVTAHISGKMRMHYIKLLPGDKVKLEMSPYDLSKARITYRY, encoded by the coding sequence ATGGCAAAACAACCAGCAATTGAACAAGACGGAACTATTATCGAAGCATTGTCTAATGCAATGTTTCGTGTAGAGCTAGAAAACGGTCATGTTGTGACCGCTCATATCTCAGGCAAGATGCGTATGCATTACATTAAATTACTGCCAGGAGATAAGGTGAAGTTAGAAATGAGTCCTTATGATTTATCTAAGGCTCGTATAACTTACAGATACTAA
- the ykgO gene encoding type B 50S ribosomal protein L36 gives MKVRASIKKRSADCKIVRRKGRLYVINKKNPRFKQRQG, from the coding sequence ATGAAAGTTAGAGCATCAATAAAGAAAAGAAGTGCCGACTGTAAAATAGTACGCAGAAAAGGGCGCCTTTATGTGATTAACAAAAAGAATCCTAGATTTAAACAAAGACAAGGCTAA
- the rpsM gene encoding 30S ribosomal protein S13, with product MARIAGVDIPKQKRGVIALTYIFGIGNSRAQEILAQAKVDESKKVSDWDDDEIGRIREAVGGYTIEGELRTEVQMSIKRLMDIGCYRGIRHRSGLPLRGQRTKNNSRTRKGRRKTVANKKKATK from the coding sequence ATGGCAAGAATTGCAGGGGTAGATATACCTAAACAAAAGCGAGGAGTTATAGCGTTAACCTATATCTTCGGAATTGGCAACAGCAGGGCTCAGGAAATACTTGCACAGGCCAAAGTTGATGAAAGTAAGAAAGTTTCAGATTGGGATGATGATGAAATAGGTCGTATCCGTGAAGCAGTAGGTGGCTACACAATTGAAGGTGAATTACGTACTGAAGTTCAGATGAGTATTAAGCGTCTAATGGATATTGGATGTTACAGAGGTATTCGTCATCGTTCTGGATTGCCATTAAGAGGTCAAAGAACCAAAAACAATTCTAGAACTAGAAAAGGAAGAAGAAAAACTGTTGCTAACAAGAAAAAGGCAACTAAATAA
- the rpsK gene encoding 30S ribosomal protein S11, which translates to MAKSTKQAQKKRKVNVESIGEAHVTASFNNIIISLTNKKGDVISWSSAGKMGFRGSKKNTPYAAQLASEDASKVAHEAGLRKVKVYVKGPGNGRESAIRSIHNSGIEVTEIIDVTPLPHNGCRPPKRRRV; encoded by the coding sequence ATGGCAAAGTCAACAAAACAAGCTCAAAAGAAACGTAAAGTAAACGTTGAGTCTATTGGAGAAGCTCATGTTACTGCTTCTTTTAACAATATTATCATCTCTTTGACCAACAAAAAAGGAGATGTTATTTCTTGGTCTTCAGCCGGTAAAATGGGTTTTAGAGGATCTAAGAAAAATACACCTTACGCTGCTCAGTTAGCTTCAGAAGATGCTTCTAAAGTAGCTCACGAAGCTGGGTTGCGCAAAGTAAAAGTTTACGTTAAAGGACCAGGAAATGGTAGAGAATCAGCGATTCGTTCTATCCATAACAGTGGTATTGAAGTAACTGAAATTATCGATGTTACACCACTTCCGCATAACGGATGTCGTCCTCCTAAGAGACGTAGAGTATAA
- the rpsD gene encoding 30S ribosomal protein S4 yields the protein MARYTGPKTKIARKFGEAIFGDDKSFEKRNYPPGQHGNNRRRGKKSEYAIQLMEKQKAKYTYGILERQFRNMFEKATSSQGITGEVLLQLCESRLDNVVFRLGVAPSRRAARQLVSHRHITVNGELVNIPSYQLKAGDVVGVREKSKSLQVVQDSLANNSSVYEWITWNNETKQGTFVSVPGRVQIPENINEQFIVELYSK from the coding sequence ATGGCAAGATATACAGGTCCAAAGACCAAAATAGCCCGTAAATTCGGTGAAGCTATATTTGGAGATGATAAATCTTTTGAAAAAAGAAATTATCCTCCAGGACAGCACGGTAACAACCGTCGTAGAGGTAAAAAATCTGAATACGCTATCCAGTTAATGGAGAAACAAAAAGCTAAATATACTTATGGTATTTTAGAGCGTCAATTTAGAAACATGTTTGAAAAAGCAACAAGTTCGCAAGGAATTACCGGTGAGGTATTACTACAACTTTGTGAGTCTAGATTAGATAATGTTGTATTTAGATTAGGTGTTGCGCCTTCAAGAAGAGCTGCAAGGCAACTAGTTTCTCACAGACACATTACTGTGAATGGAGAATTAGTAAATATCCCATCTTACCAATTGAAAGCAGGAGATGTAGTTGGAGTAAGAGAGAAATCTAAATCTTTACAAGTAGTACAGGATTCATTAGCTAATAATAGCAGTGTTTACGAATGGATTACTTGGAACAACGAAACAAAACAAGGAACTTTTGTTTCAGTACCTGGAAGAGTTCAGATTCCAGAAAATATCAATGAACAATTCATCGTCGAATTATATTCGAAATAA
- a CDS encoding DNA-directed RNA polymerase subunit alpha, whose product MAILNFQKPDKVIMIDSTDFEGKFEFRPLEPGYGLTVGNALRRVLLSSLEGFAITSVRIEGVDHEFSTIPGVVEDVTEIILNLKQVRFKRQIDEIDNEAVTISVSGEEELTAGHFQKFISGFQVLNPDLVICHLDSKVNINMEITIEKGRGYVPAEENKKANAPLGTIFTDSIYTPIKNVKYSIENYRVEQKTDYEKLVFEISSDGSIHPKDALTEAAKTLIHHFMLFSDERITLEADEIAQTETYDEESLHMRQLLKTKLVDMDLSVRALNCLKAAEVDTLGDLVSYNKNDLMKFRNFGKKSLTELEELVSNKGLNFGMDLSKYKLDKD is encoded by the coding sequence ATGGCAATACTAAATTTTCAGAAGCCCGATAAAGTTATAATGATTGACTCTACAGATTTCGAGGGGAAATTTGAATTTCGTCCTTTGGAACCTGGTTATGGGTTAACCGTTGGTAACGCTTTAAGAAGAGTGCTGTTATCTTCTTTAGAGGGATTTGCGATCACTTCGGTTCGTATCGAAGGTGTTGATCATGAATTCTCAACAATTCCTGGAGTTGTAGAAGATGTTACAGAAATAATTTTGAATCTTAAACAAGTTAGATTCAAAAGGCAAATTGATGAAATAGATAACGAAGCCGTTACAATTTCTGTTTCTGGTGAAGAAGAATTAACCGCTGGTCACTTTCAAAAGTTTATCTCTGGTTTTCAAGTTTTAAATCCCGATTTAGTGATTTGTCATCTTGATAGCAAAGTGAACATTAATATGGAGATCACTATCGAAAAAGGTAGAGGTTATGTTCCTGCAGAAGAAAATAAGAAAGCCAATGCTCCTTTAGGTACAATTTTCACAGATTCTATTTACACTCCTATAAAGAATGTAAAATATAGTATTGAGAATTACCGTGTAGAACAAAAAACTGATTATGAAAAACTAGTTTTTGAAATTAGCAGTGACGGTTCTATTCATCCTAAAGATGCGTTAACAGAAGCAGCAAAAACTTTGATTCACCACTTCATGTTATTCTCTGATGAGCGTATAACATTAGAGGCTGATGAAATTGCACAAACTGAAACTTATGATGAAGAATCTCTTCATATGAGACAACTACTAAAAACTAAGTTAGTAGATATGGATCTTTCAGTTAGAGCATTAAATTGTTTAAAAGCGGCTGAAGTTGATACCTTAGGAGATCTTGTATCTTACAATAAAAATGATCTTATGAAGTTCCGTAACTTCGGTAAGAAATCATTAACAGAGCTTGAAGAGCTTGTAAGCAACAAAGGACTAAACTTTGGTATGGATCTTTCAAAATATAAATTGGATAAGGACTAA
- the rplQ gene encoding 50S ribosomal protein L17 — protein MRHGKKINHLGRKTAHRKSMLANMASSLIEHKRINTTVAKAKALKVFVEPLVTKSKEDTTHNRRIVFSKLRDKYAVAELFREVAPKVGDRPGGYTRIIKLGNRLGDNADMAMIELVDFNETYNVNKPAKKKSTRRAGKKKAETTEAPEAEESKQDEQEGKKEE, from the coding sequence ATGAGACACGGAAAGAAAATAAATCATTTAGGTAGAAAGACCGCGCATCGTAAGTCGATGTTGGCCAATATGGCGTCTTCACTAATTGAGCATAAACGCATCAATACTACTGTGGCTAAGGCAAAAGCTTTAAAGGTTTTTGTAGAGCCGTTAGTAACAAAGTCTAAAGAAGATACTACACATAATCGAAGAATAGTTTTTAGTAAATTGCGCGATAAGTATGCAGTTGCTGAATTATTTCGTGAAGTAGCTCCAAAAGTAGGTGATCGTCCAGGTGGTTATACAAGAATCATTAAACTTGGTAATCGATTAGGAGATAACGCTGATATGGCTATGATCGAGTTAGTAGACTTTAACGAGACTTACAATGTAAACAAGCCTGCGAAGAAGAAGTCTACTCGTAGAGCTGGTAAGAAAAAAGCTGAAACTACTGAAGCTCCAGAAGCTGAAGAGTCTAAGCAAGATGAGCAAGAAGGTAAAAAAGAAGAATAG
- the carA gene encoding glutamine-hydrolyzing carbamoyl-phosphate synthase small subunit, giving the protein MKYQTRKKAIILLADGTIFHGKLVGTEDGSAVGEVCFNTGMTGYQEIFTDPSYFGQLMVTTNAHIGNYGTNTEENESDGAKIAGLICKNFSYDQSRPAADKTLQEFLNESNLFAISDVDTRALVTYIRENGAMNAIISTDVENIEGLKSELAKVPDMDGLELASKVSTKEPYFYGNENATYKVAALDVGIKKNILRNLAKRDVYVKVFPFDTSYEQMSEWNPDGYFLSNGPGDPKPLKNAIQLATDIIEKDHPLFGICLGHQIIALANGIPTYKMHHGHRGINHPVKNLKTGKGEITSQNHGFSVDKTATENHPNIKMTHICLNDHTVGGLEMTNKNCFSVQYHPEASPGPNDASYLFDEFIERIKQAKA; this is encoded by the coding sequence ATGAAATATCAAACAAGAAAAAAAGCTATAATTCTATTAGCAGACGGAACCATTTTTCATGGAAAACTTGTAGGTACTGAAGATGGCAGTGCCGTTGGAGAGGTTTGCTTTAATACCGGAATGACCGGTTATCAGGAAATATTTACAGATCCATCTTATTTTGGCCAATTGATGGTTACCACCAATGCCCATATTGGTAATTATGGTACTAATACAGAAGAGAATGAATCTGATGGTGCTAAAATAGCTGGTTTGATTTGTAAAAATTTTAGCTACGATCAATCAAGACCTGCAGCTGATAAAACGCTACAGGAGTTTTTAAATGAGAGCAATTTATTTGCAATTTCTGATGTTGATACTCGTGCACTTGTGACCTACATTAGAGAAAACGGTGCAATGAATGCTATTATTTCCACAGATGTTGAAAATATAGAGGGACTGAAATCTGAGCTTGCTAAAGTGCCAGATATGGATGGTTTAGAGCTTGCTTCTAAGGTATCAACTAAAGAACCATATTTTTATGGAAATGAAAACGCAACCTACAAGGTTGCTGCTTTAGACGTAGGTATCAAAAAGAATATTCTTAGAAATCTTGCAAAAAGAGATGTTTATGTAAAAGTTTTTCCTTTTGATACTTCTTATGAACAAATGAGTGAGTGGAATCCAGATGGGTATTTTCTTTCAAATGGCCCTGGAGATCCAAAGCCATTAAAAAATGCCATTCAGCTCGCAACCGACATTATTGAAAAGGATCATCCTTTATTCGGGATTTGCTTAGGGCATCAAATTATCGCTTTAGCAAATGGGATACCTACTTATAAAATGCATCATGGTCACCGTGGAATTAACCATCCTGTTAAGAATTTAAAAACTGGTAAAGGAGAAATTACCTCTCAAAATCATGGATTTTCAGTAGATAAAACTGCGACAGAAAATCATCCTAATATAAAAATGACTCATATTTGTCTTAATGATCATACTGTTGGAGGTTTAGAGATGACCAATAAGAACTGTTTTTCTGTACAGTATCATCCGGAAGCTAGTCCGGGTCCAAATGATGCAAGCTATCTTTTTGATGAATTTATAGAAAGGATTAAACAGGCAAAAGCATAA
- the eno gene encoding phosphopyruvate hydratase, with protein MSAIVHIHARQIFDSRGNPTVEVDVITENGVLGRAAVPSGASTGEHEAVELRDGGDDFMGKGVLTAVDNVNSKIAEQLLGYSVFEQNLIDQAMIELDGTSNKSKLGANAILGVSLAVAKAAANELGLPLYRYVGGVSANTLPVPMMNIINGGSHSDAPIAFQEFMIMPVKAESFSHALKMGTEIFHNLKKVLHDRGLSTAVGDEGGFAPTLDGTEDALETILKAIEKAGYKGGDEVMIALDCAAAEFYEDGKYNYAKFEGDKGVVRSSEEQASYLAELSSKYPIVSIEDGMDENDWEGWKALTDKVGDKIQLVGDDLYVTNVERLSRGIEEGIANSILIKVNQIGTLTETIAAVNMAHNAGFTSVMSHRSGETEDNTIADLAVALNTGQIKTGSASRSDRMAKYNQLLRIEEELGSVAYYPKEKAFKVK; from the coding sequence ATGAGTGCTATAGTACATATTCATGCACGTCAAATTTTTGACTCCAGAGGTAACCCAACAGTAGAAGTAGATGTAATCACAGAAAACGGAGTATTAGGAAGGGCAGCAGTGCCTTCTGGAGCTTCTACCGGTGAGCATGAAGCTGTAGAACTACGTGATGGTGGTGACGACTTTATGGGAAAAGGTGTTCTTACAGCTGTTGATAATGTAAACAGTAAAATTGCAGAGCAGCTTTTAGGCTATTCAGTTTTCGAACAAAATTTGATCGATCAGGCAATGATCGAGCTAGATGGAACATCAAATAAATCTAAGTTAGGAGCTAACGCTATTTTAGGTGTTTCTCTTGCCGTAGCTAAAGCTGCAGCAAACGAACTTGGTCTTCCTTTATATCGTTATGTAGGTGGTGTAAGCGCAAATACGCTTCCGGTGCCAATGATGAATATTATTAACGGAGGTTCTCATAGTGATGCTCCTATCGCATTTCAGGAATTTATGATTATGCCTGTAAAAGCAGAAAGTTTTTCTCATGCTTTAAAAATGGGTACTGAAATTTTCCATAATCTTAAAAAAGTACTTCATGATAGAGGTCTTAGCACTGCTGTAGGTGATGAAGGTGGATTTGCTCCAACTTTAGACGGAACGGAGGATGCTTTAGAAACTATTCTTAAGGCTATCGAAAAGGCTGGGTACAAAGGTGGTGATGAAGTTATGATCGCTTTAGATTGTGCTGCTGCCGAGTTTTACGAAGATGGAAAATACAATTATGCTAAATTCGAAGGCGATAAAGGTGTAGTTAGATCTAGTGAAGAGCAAGCTTCTTATTTAGCTGAATTATCTTCAAAATACCCTATCGTTTCTATCGAAGATGGTATGGATGAAAATGATTGGGAAGGCTGGAAAGCACTTACCGATAAAGTAGGAGATAAAATCCAATTAGTAGGAGATGATCTTTATGTAACTAACGTAGAGCGCCTATCAAGAGGTATCGAAGAAGGAATTGCAAATTCAATCCTTATCAAAGTGAACCAAATTGGTACACTAACCGAAACAATTGCTGCTGTAAATATGGCTCATAATGCTGGATTTACTTCTGTAATGTCACATAGATCTGGAGAAACTGAAGATAATACTATTGCAGATTTAGCTGTTGCTTTAAATACTGGGCAAATCAAAACTGGTTCTGCTTCTAGAAGTGATCGTATGGCAAAGTACAATCAGCTTCTTAGGATTGAAGAGGAATTAGGAAGTGTTGCTTATTATCCAAAAGAAAAAGCATTTAAAGTAAAATAA